One genomic window of Campylobacter fetus subsp. fetus includes the following:
- a CDS encoding ComF family protein — protein sequence MRCLKCGSFTFKFICKNCKRVLSEFESGCRDIDGFKVYSFYKYDDIKSLIHSKHRMHGHFVFRELAKLSFSKFADTFKFDSNVNVVSIDDQISSGYSHTAVLAHAMKREFLKPIYGALRATNKVKYSGKTLEFRKNNPRNFKLLKEVNNPVILVDDIITTGSSMKEAKNLLLSCGKLPLFGLVLADARE from the coding sequence ATGCGATGTCTTAAATGCGGCTCATTTACGTTTAAATTTATATGTAAAAACTGCAAGAGAGTTTTAAGTGAATTTGAGAGTGGATGTAGAGATATTGACGGATTTAAAGTGTATAGTTTTTACAAATATGACGATATAAAGTCTCTTATCCACTCTAAACACCGCATGCACGGGCATTTTGTATTTCGCGAGTTAGCAAAGCTTAGTTTTTCTAAATTCGCAGATACTTTTAAATTTGATAGTAATGTAAATGTCGTTTCAATAGATGATCAAATCAGTAGCGGATACTCTCACACCGCAGTTCTTGCTCACGCTATGAAAAGGGAATTTTTAAAGCCGATATATGGTGCATTAAGAGCTACAAACAAAGTAAAATATTCGGGAAAAACTCTTGAGTTTAGAAAAAACAATCCGCGAAATTTCAAACTTTTAAAAGAAGTTAACAATCCAGTAATTTTAGTAGACGACATCATAACGACCGGATCTAGTATGAAAGAAGCTAAAAATTTACTTCTTAGTTGTGGTAAATTGCCGCTTTTCGGATTAGTTTTGGCTGACGCTAGAGAATAA
- a CDS encoding YajG family lipoprotein, whose product MIKWAFIFSCLILFVGCSNTTSVLTLSPYEAKGVNVRSNSNIIINSILDKRKNQSVVATITDKKGTVSEYITLGNNLTNWFSDALIKELKKNGAVFGGDDAKVVDITITELKANLSGYSKDNMQGTSEIYIKIYKDGVTTTKRIAQPQTEFVPIATGGAFEPFIKTLLDDMIARTAKAILAN is encoded by the coding sequence ATGATAAAATGGGCTTTTATTTTTAGTTGTTTGATTTTATTTGTCGGTTGTTCCAACACAACTTCGGTTTTAACACTATCTCCTTATGAAGCAAAAGGAGTAAATGTCCGTTCAAATTCAAATATTATTATAAATAGTATCCTTGATAAAAGGAAAAATCAGAGTGTAGTGGCTACTATTACCGATAAAAAAGGCACGGTAAGCGAGTATATCACACTAGGAAATAATCTAACTAATTGGTTTAGCGATGCTTTGATAAAAGAGCTTAAGAAAAACGGAGCCGTATTTGGCGGTGATGATGCAAAAGTCGTAGATATCACTATTACTGAACTTAAAGCAAATTTAAGCGGATATTCAAAAGACAATATGCAAGGTACAAGTGAAATTTACATTAAAATTTATAAAGACGGCGTTACGACGACAAAGCGCATAGCTCAACCTCAGACCGAATTTGTTCCTATAGCAACTGGCGGTGCTTTTGAACCGTTTATTAAAACTCTTTTAGACGATATGATAGCTAGAACGGCTAAAGCTATCTTGGCAAATTAA
- a CDS encoding tautomerase family protein, which yields MPYVNIKVTKENGEPTVAQKEELIKGVTELLHTVLGRNRASTVVIIDEIETENYGLGGESIKIKRKREEKR from the coding sequence ATGCCATACGTAAATATAAAAGTGACAAAAGAAAACGGTGAGCCGACAGTAGCTCAAAAAGAGGAGCTCATAAAAGGCGTGACCGAGCTATTGCACACTGTTTTAGGTAGAAATAGAGCAAGTACGGTCGTGATAATCGATGAGATAGAAACTGAAAATTACGGTCTTGGCGGTGAAAGTATAAAAATAAAAAGAAAGAGAGAGGAAAAGAGATGA
- the lepA gene encoding translation elongation factor 4, with protein sequence MNNIRNFSIIAHIDHGKSTLADRIISECGAVDSRVMSAQVMDTMDIEKERGITIKAQSVRLTYKLEGQIYILNLIDTPGHVDFSYEVSRSLASCEGALLVVDASQGVEAQTIANVYIALENNLEIIPVINKIDLPAAEPQRVKNEIEHIIGLDCSEAIEVSAKTGVGIKELIETIIRKIPPPKPGENNPFKSLIYDSWFDNYLGALALVRVYDGAVKKGDEVYVMGTDKKHTVLDLMYPNPIAPIKTNELKTGEVGIIVLGLKNVSDVSVGDTITLAKNRALEAIGGFEKAKPFVFAGLYPIDTDKFEDLRDALDKLKLNDSSISYEPETSAALGFGFRVGFLGLLHMEVVKERLEREFGLDLIATAPTVTYEVVQTDGVSVEIQNPSELPPVNKIEFIKEPYVKATIITPSEFLGNIITLLNNRRAVQTKMDYITTTRVLLEYDIPMNEIVMDFYDKLKSATKGYASFDYEPSDYRVGDLVKLDIKVAGEAVDALSIIVPEEKAMSKGRDFVKTMKELVPRQLFEVAIQASIGNKVIARETVKSMGKNVTAKCYGGDITRKRKLLEKQKEGKKRMKAIGKVTLPQEAFLSVLKID encoded by the coding sequence ATGAATAACATACGAAATTTTAGCATTATAGCGCATATCGACCACGGTAAAAGCACATTAGCAGATCGCATTATCAGTGAATGCGGAGCGGTAGATAGTCGCGTGATGAGCGCTCAAGTTATGGATACTATGGATATAGAAAAAGAGCGCGGTATCACTATAAAAGCTCAAAGCGTAAGGCTAACTTATAAGCTTGAGGGGCAAATTTATATATTAAATTTGATAGATACTCCAGGACACGTCGATTTCAGCTATGAAGTTTCACGCTCTTTAGCAAGCTGCGAGGGAGCTTTGTTGGTTGTAGATGCAAGCCAGGGCGTCGAAGCTCAGACTATAGCAAACGTTTATATCGCGCTTGAAAACAACCTTGAGATAATTCCGGTTATAAATAAAATCGATCTCCCAGCAGCTGAACCGCAGAGAGTTAAAAACGAGATAGAGCATATCATCGGGCTTGATTGCAGTGAAGCTATAGAAGTGAGCGCAAAAACAGGAGTCGGCATAAAAGAGCTGATAGAAACTATAATTCGTAAAATCCCACCGCCAAAACCGGGTGAAAACAATCCGTTTAAATCTCTCATTTACGATAGCTGGTTTGATAATTATTTAGGAGCTTTGGCTCTTGTGAGAGTTTACGATGGTGCCGTAAAAAAAGGCGATGAAGTTTATGTTATGGGAACGGATAAAAAACATACTGTTCTTGATCTGATGTATCCAAATCCGATAGCTCCGATAAAAACAAACGAACTAAAAACCGGTGAAGTCGGTATCATAGTTTTAGGTCTTAAAAACGTAAGCGACGTAAGCGTCGGCGATACGATAACCTTAGCTAAAAATAGAGCTTTGGAAGCGATCGGAGGATTTGAGAAAGCAAAACCGTTTGTATTTGCCGGACTTTATCCTATAGATACGGATAAATTTGAAGATCTAAGAGACGCTTTAGACAAGCTTAAGTTAAACGATAGTTCTATAAGCTATGAGCCTGAGACTTCGGCGGCTTTGGGCTTTGGTTTTCGCGTGGGATTTTTAGGTTTGCTCCATATGGAAGTCGTAAAAGAGAGACTTGAGCGTGAGTTTGGATTAGATCTGATAGCTACTGCTCCGACCGTGACTTACGAAGTCGTGCAGACTGATGGCGTGAGCGTAGAAATTCAAAATCCTAGCGAACTACCTCCGGTAAATAAAATAGAGTTCATAAAAGAGCCTTACGTAAAGGCTACTATCATCACGCCGAGCGAGTTTTTAGGAAACATTATCACACTGCTTAATAACCGCCGAGCCGTTCAAACTAAGATGGATTATATCACTACTACAAGAGTTTTGCTTGAGTATGATATACCGATGAACGAGATAGTTATGGATTTTTACGATAAATTAAAAAGCGCGACAAAAGGTTACGCTAGTTTTGATTATGAACCAAGTGATTATAGGGTTGGAGATTTGGTTAAACTCGATATAAAAGTAGCAGGTGAAGCAGTCGATGCTCTTTCTATCATCGTGCCTGAAGAAAAAGCAATGAGCAAGGGCAGGGATTTTGTAAAAACCATGAAAGAGTTGGTTCCAAGACAGCTTTTTGAAGTTGCTATACAAGCAAGCATCGGAAATAAGGTTATAGCTAGAGAAACGGTAAAATCTATGGGTAAGAACGTAACGGCAAAGTGTTACGGCGGCGATATAACCCGTAAAAGAAAACTGCTTGAAAAACAAAAAGAGGGTAAAAAACGTATGAAAGCCATAGGTAAGGTAACGCTTCCGCAAGAGGCGTTTTTAAGTGTTTTAAAAATAGATTAA
- a CDS encoding ribose-phosphate pyrophosphokinase, with protein sequence MRGYKIFSGTANVEFSKMVAKYLGIPLSEASIKRFSDGEISVQIGESVRGKDVFVIQPTCAPANINLMELLILTDALKRSSASSITAVVPYFGYARQDRKAAPRVPITAKLVANMMQTAGIDRVVTMDLHAGQIQGFFDIPVDNLYGTIVFMDYVKSKNLKNPIVASPDVGGVARARALAKTMNLDMVIVDKRREKANESEVMNVIGDVSGKDVILIDDMIDTAGTIVKAAEIFKKKGATSVMAFCTHPVLSGPAYERLVNGSLDELVVTDTIPLKEHPSCIKVLSVAPLFGEVIRRVYHDESVNSLFS encoded by the coding sequence ATGCGAGGTTATAAAATTTTTTCTGGTACGGCAAATGTCGAGTTTTCCAAAATGGTGGCTAAATACTTAGGAATTCCTCTAAGCGAAGCTAGTATAAAGCGTTTTAGCGACGGTGAAATAAGCGTACAAATCGGCGAAAGCGTGCGCGGTAAAGACGTATTTGTTATCCAGCCGACTTGTGCTCCGGCAAATATAAATTTGATGGAGCTTCTTATATTAACTGATGCTTTAAAAAGAAGTAGTGCAAGTTCGATAACTGCCGTTGTGCCGTATTTTGGATATGCAAGGCAAGATAGAAAAGCAGCTCCGAGAGTTCCGATAACGGCAAAACTTGTGGCAAATATGATGCAAACCGCAGGAATCGACAGAGTCGTAACTATGGATCTTCATGCAGGACAAATTCAAGGATTTTTTGATATTCCGGTTGATAATTTATATGGCACGATAGTGTTTATGGACTATGTTAAGAGTAAAAATTTAAAAAATCCTATAGTCGCAAGTCCGGATGTCGGCGGTGTAGCGCGTGCTAGAGCTTTAGCAAAAACTATGAATTTGGATATGGTTATAGTGGATAAACGTCGTGAAAAAGCAAATGAAAGCGAAGTTATGAACGTTATCGGCGATGTGAGCGGTAAAGATGTCATTTTGATAGATGATATGATAGATACCGCAGGAACTATCGTAAAAGCCGCAGAGATATTTAAGAAAAAAGGCGCTACTAGCGTTATGGCTTTTTGCACTCATCCGGTTTTATCTGGTCCTGCATATGAGAGATTAGTAAACGGATCTTTAGATGAGCTTGTAGTAACCGATACGATACCTTTAAAAGAGCATCCAAGCTGTATAAAAGTGCTCAGCGTAGCACCGCTTTTTGGAGAAGTGATAAGGCGTGTTTATCATGATGAGAGCGTCAATAGCTTATTTTCTTAG
- a CDS encoding aspartate carbamoyltransferase catalytic subunit, with protein sequence MSYVKKDLISTKDLSKDDIFSILSLAKDYKALNLEPVKKDPILKGVTVVNAFFENSTRTRTSFEIAAKRLGADAINFSSSTSSTNKGETLIDTIHNIEAMKTDIFIVRHYSSGAAKFVTKNTPSCVVNAGDGCNEHPTQALLDLLTIYEAKGSFSGLSVTIIGDIFHSRVARSNIYAMQTLGIKVKLFGPPMFMQNAEVFGCHICKDMDEAVMGSDAIIMLRIQLERSDGEVAFPSIREYSKYFGLTKTRMQKAKDDVIILHPGPINRGVEINSDVADDARFSSILDQVENGVAIRMAVLKTIYQNKFKA encoded by the coding sequence ATGTCCTACGTAAAAAAAGATCTGATCTCCACAAAAGACCTATCCAAAGATGATATTTTTTCCATTTTAAGTTTAGCCAAAGATTACAAAGCTCTAAATTTAGAACCTGTAAAAAAAGACCCTATTTTAAAAGGCGTCACGGTCGTAAATGCGTTTTTTGAAAACTCGACTCGCACAAGAACTAGTTTTGAAATAGCGGCAAAAAGATTAGGAGCCGACGCGATAAACTTTAGTTCAAGCACTTCTAGCACGAACAAAGGTGAAACTCTCATCGACACAATACACAACATAGAAGCTATGAAAACAGATATTTTCATAGTTCGCCACTATAGTTCAGGAGCGGCTAAATTTGTAACAAAAAATACTCCATCGTGCGTGGTAAATGCGGGGGATGGCTGCAATGAACATCCGACTCAAGCACTTCTTGATCTTCTTACGATATACGAGGCAAAAGGTAGTTTTTCAGGTCTTAGCGTCACTATAATAGGCGATATATTTCACTCAAGAGTTGCTAGATCAAACATATACGCTATGCAAACCTTAGGTATAAAAGTAAAACTTTTTGGACCTCCTATGTTTATGCAAAACGCTGAAGTTTTCGGCTGTCATATATGCAAAGATATGGACGAAGCGGTTATGGGAAGCGACGCTATCATCATGCTTAGAATTCAGCTCGAAAGGAGTGATGGCGAAGTAGCGTTTCCAAGCATTAGAGAGTACAGTAAGTATTTCGGACTTACTAAAACTCGTATGCAAAAAGCTAAAGACGATGTCATAATTTTACACCCGGGACCTATAAACAGAGGCGTTGAGATAAACTCGGACGTGGCTGACGACGCTAGATTTTCAAGCATACTTGACCAAGTAGAAAACGGCGTAGCTATAAGAATGGCGGTTTTAAAAACCATTTATCAAAATAAATTTAAGGCTTAA
- a CDS encoding dihydroorotase, whose translation MTTLIKNGIIINQNGTLKANVLIDGEMIKSITAEEPKADLVIDATNKLVMPGLIDMHVHFRDPGLEYKDDIITGSMSAVAGGVTTACPMANTNPVNDNAVVTRDMIAKAKKRGLIDLLPIGAITKGMEGKGITEMGDMSEAGCVAFSDDGLPVSSSDVMRAALLYSAFHKSFIINHSQDCSLCRGGHMNEGKMSMLLGIKGMPREQEEIMISRDMLLAKLTGGHIHVAHVSSAYSLKLIEQAKNEGVNITCEVTPHHFTFSEDELINYDTNFKMSPPLRTNNDVEAMRNGLKNGLIDVICTDHAPHHTDEKFLEFDKAPFGILGLQTLVPLTLNLVREGVIDYEQMVKLTSFNPAKILNLKNKGEVKEGFLADIAIIDPDLEYIYDENLNKSKSKNSPLLGKKLKGASVVTIKSGKVVFDFPNVVG comes from the coding sequence ATGACAACACTTATAAAAAACGGAATTATCATAAATCAAAACGGCACACTAAAAGCAAACGTTTTGATAGACGGCGAGATGATCAAATCCATAACCGCAGAAGAGCCAAAAGCCGATCTTGTCATAGACGCCACAAATAAACTAGTAATGCCAGGACTCATCGATATGCACGTACATTTTAGAGATCCGGGACTTGAGTACAAAGACGATATCATAACAGGAAGTATGAGCGCAGTCGCCGGGGGCGTAACCACAGCTTGTCCTATGGCAAATACAAATCCGGTAAATGACAACGCCGTCGTAACCCGCGATATGATAGCAAAAGCTAAAAAACGAGGGCTTATAGACCTACTTCCTATCGGAGCCATCACAAAAGGCATGGAAGGTAAAGGTATAACCGAGATGGGAGATATGAGCGAAGCTGGTTGCGTCGCATTTAGCGATGACGGACTTCCTGTTAGCTCAAGCGATGTTATGAGAGCCGCTCTTCTTTACTCTGCATTTCACAAAAGTTTCATCATAAATCACTCTCAAGACTGCTCGCTTTGTCGCGGCGGTCATATGAATGAAGGAAAAATGTCTATGCTTTTAGGTATAAAAGGTATGCCAAGAGAGCAAGAAGAGATAATGATCTCACGAGATATGCTTTTAGCAAAACTCACAGGCGGTCATATACACGTCGCACACGTAAGTAGCGCATACTCCCTAAAGCTCATAGAACAAGCCAAAAATGAAGGGGTAAATATCACTTGCGAAGTCACACCGCACCATTTTACCTTTAGCGAAGATGAGCTTATAAATTACGATACGAATTTCAAAATGTCTCCGCCGCTTCGTACGAATAACGACGTAGAAGCCATGAGAAACGGGCTTAAAAACGGGCTTATAGACGTTATCTGCACAGACCACGCCCCGCATCACACCGATGAGAAATTTTTGGAATTCGACAAAGCTCCATTTGGAATTTTAGGACTTCAAACGCTTGTTCCGCTTACTTTAAATTTAGTTCGTGAGGGCGTCATAGATTACGAACAAATGGTAAAACTCACGAGCTTCAACCCTGCAAAAATACTAAATTTAAAAAACAAAGGCGAGGTTAAAGAGGGATTTTTAGCTGATATCGCTATCATAGATCCTGATTTAGAGTATATTTATGACGAGAATTTAAACAAATCAAAGTCGAAAAACTCTCCACTGCTTGGCAAAAAGCTAAAAGGCGCTAGCGTAGTGACTATCAAATCAGGCAAAGTCGTATTTGACTTTCCAAACGTCGTAGGATAA
- a CDS encoding type II secretion system GspH family protein produces MIELVFVIVILGILAGIAIPRLAATRDDASATKAAMEIKDVITQVAAYYTINGKWAEAAVTGTGADAIINTSGQDITGATYSATDKGLSNLSSTLNAVLGRTGNAPDQWDACISITPNNTNGNIVIAAKADATSYCNTVRLVPAVKDWIELGKTTGIIIGGSGIYK; encoded by the coding sequence ATGATTGAACTAGTGTTCGTTATTGTTATATTAGGAATATTAGCAGGTATCGCTATACCTAGACTAGCAGCAACTAGAGACGATGCAAGTGCTACAAAGGCGGCTATGGAGATAAAAGACGTGATAACTCAAGTAGCGGCTTATTATACTATAAACGGTAAATGGGCAGAAGCAGCAGTTACTGGAACAGGAGCTGATGCGATAATAAATACAAGCGGTCAAGATATAACCGGCGCTACTTATTCTGCAACAGATAAAGGTTTATCTAATTTATCTAGTACTTTAAATGCGGTTTTAGGAAGAACCGGAAATGCACCTGATCAATGGGATGCTTGTATATCTATAACTCCAAATAATACTAACGGAAATATCGTTATAGCAGCTAAAGCTGACGCAACATCTTATTGTAATACCGTTAGATTAGTTCCTGCGGTTAAGGATTGGATAGAGTTAGGTAAAACAACAGGTATAATTATAGGTGGTTCGGGAATTTATAAATAG